A single Micromonospora sp. CCTCC AA 2012012 DNA region contains:
- a CDS encoding glycerophosphodiester phosphodiesterase, with translation MDHPLVFAHRGSSYDLPEHTLAAYLRALDEGADGLECDVRLTRDGHLVCVHDRRLDRTSNGHGLVSARTLAELETLDFGSWHPGAVPAEGDEVLDDSRTRLLTLERLLDAVLAAGRPVRLLVETKHPSRYGRNVERRLITLLRRYGLAEPRPDDPVRVTVMSFSPLAVRRIRELAPALPTVLLLEVLPRWLPLGRLPFGTRIAGPGVGLVRARPQLVPALRAAGNQVYVWTVNEPDDLELVLDAGVDGVITDRPARALARLGR, from the coding sequence ATGGACCACCCCCTGGTCTTCGCGCACCGCGGTTCCTCGTACGACCTGCCGGAGCACACCCTCGCCGCCTATCTGCGCGCCCTCGACGAGGGCGCCGACGGGCTGGAGTGCGACGTCCGGCTCACCCGGGACGGGCACCTGGTCTGCGTCCACGACCGCCGGCTCGACCGGACCAGCAACGGTCACGGGCTGGTCAGCGCGCGTACGCTCGCCGAGCTGGAGACGCTCGACTTCGGCTCCTGGCACCCCGGTGCCGTGCCGGCCGAGGGCGACGAGGTGCTGGACGACTCGCGCACCCGGCTGCTCACGCTGGAGCGGCTGCTCGACGCCGTACTGGCCGCCGGTCGGCCGGTCCGGCTGCTGGTGGAGACGAAGCACCCCTCCCGGTACGGCCGGAACGTGGAACGCCGGCTGATCACCCTGCTGCGCCGCTACGGGCTCGCCGAGCCGCGCCCCGACGACCCGGTACGGGTCACCGTGATGTCCTTCTCGCCGCTCGCCGTGCGACGGATCCGCGAACTCGCCCCGGCCCTGCCGACGGTGCTGCTGCTGGAGGTGCTGCCGCGCTGGCTGCCGCTGGGCCGGCTGCCCTTCGGCACCCGGATCGCCGGGCCGGGTGTCGGGCTGGTGCGGGCCCGCCCGCAGCTCGTACCCGCGCTCCGGGCCGCCGGCAACCAGGTCTACGTCTGGACGGTGAACGAGCCGGACGACCTGGAGCTGGTCCTCGACGCCGGGGTGGACGGCGTGATCACCGACCGGCCCGCCCGGGCGCTGGCCCGGCTGGGCCGCTGA
- a CDS encoding rhodanese-like domain-containing protein — translation MFGPQVPTVPASAVPDDTYLLDVREDDEWRAGHAPGAHHLPMTELPGRLAEVPNDREVSVICRSGGRSAQVVGYLLRNGWDQVRNVGGGMGDWAAAGRPVVTDDGQPGRVA, via the coding sequence GTGTTCGGACCCCAGGTTCCCACCGTGCCCGCGTCGGCCGTGCCCGACGACACCTACCTCCTCGACGTCCGGGAGGACGACGAGTGGCGCGCCGGCCACGCACCCGGCGCCCACCACCTGCCGATGACCGAGCTGCCCGGCCGGCTCGCCGAGGTGCCGAACGACCGCGAGGTCTCGGTCATCTGCCGCTCCGGCGGACGCTCCGCCCAGGTCGTGGGTTATCTCCTGCGCAACGGCTGGGACCAGGTGCGCAACGTCGGGGGCGGGATGGGTGACTGGGCCGCCGCCGGTCGACCCGTGGTCACCGACGACGGGCAGCCGGGCCGGGTCGCGTAA